A window of the Planococcus citri chromosome 4, ihPlaCitr1.1, whole genome shotgun sequence genome harbors these coding sequences:
- the LOC135843983 gene encoding uncharacterized protein LOC135843983, whose translation MDELFETLSSFSEDEEDSEYEDDLEDFALLLLIRSRMRRRKNRNIWTHAVRTEKHRKQCGVYHTLLPKLTDEQFKHYLRTTRTEFEEIHDYIKDDLKKQDTRFRLAISSKHRLAICLRFLASGETFRSLSFHFRLGESTVSIIVKEVCDAIWHRMANEYLPILSVKDWEDKAAEFKMRWRFPNCLSSIDGKHITIKKPTRSGSEYYNYKKSFSIVLLAGVDANYKFTFIDVGVKGRFSDGYTFAQSNFGKRLISNQLNIPSPTKIEPGGDEMPFVFVADAAFPLSENLMRPYPGTSTKSDIPNRIFNYRLSHARQTVECAFGILSARFRIYQRPLEFEPRSVEAFVKSTCVLHNYLRTKSISFEHELEEIPNVDFEDPHNQLIDVPSTKARSARKAYLIREKLKNYFINVDPIPYQEQAVRNGKY comes from the exons ATGGATGAATTATTTGAAACACTGTCATCTTTTTCTGAAGATGAAGAGGATAGTGAATATGAAGATGATCTTGAGGATTTCGCACTGCTGCTTCTGATACGCAGTAGaatgagaagaagaaaaaatcgaaacataTGGACCCATGCCGTTCGAACTGAGAAACACCGTAAGCAGTGCGGAGTTTATCATACTTTACTTCCAAAGCTGACAGATGAACAATTCAAACATTACCTAAGAACTACGAGGACAGAATTTGAAGAAATCCATGATTACATTAAAGATGATTTGAAAAAGCAAGATACCCGGTTTCGTTTAGCGATTTCTAGTAAACATCGATTAGCTATATGTTTGAG ATTTCTTGCTTCTGGAGAAACATTTCGCagtttgagctttcattttcgTTTGGGAGAGAGCACAGTTTCCATCATTGTGAAGGAAGTTTGCGACGCTATATGGCACCGCATGGCAAATGAATATTTACCAATTCTCAGTGTGAAAGATTGGGAAGACAAGGCAGCTGAATTTAAAATGCGCTGGCGGTTTCCAAACTGTCTCTCATCGATCGATGGAAAGCacattacaataaaaaaacCAACTCGATCAGGCAGTGAATATTACAATTATAAGAAGTCGTTCTCAATTGTGTTACTCGCTGGCGTTGATGCGAATTATAAATTTACCTTCATTGACGTCGGAGTTAAAGGAAGATTCAGTGATGGTTATACATTTGCTCAAAGTAACTTTGGTAAACGGTTAATTTCCAATCAACTGAACATTCCAAGTCCTACGAAGATAGAACCAGGTGGTGATGAAATGCCATTTGTTTTTGTTGCCGATGCAGCTTTTCctctttcagaaaatttgatgCGACCATACCCCGGAACCAGTACAAAAAGTGACATTCCAAACAGAATATTCAACTATCGTTTAAGTCACGCGAGGCAAACCGTAGAATGCGCTTTCGGTATTTTATCTGCGAGATTTCGGATTTATCAAAGGCCACTGGAGTTTGAGCCAAGAAGTGTGGAAGCATTTGTAAAAAGCACTTGTGTTTTGCATAACTATTTGAGAACTAAAAGCATATCTTTTGAGCATGAGTTGGAAGAAATTCCTAATGTAGATTTTGAAGATCCTCACAACCAGTTAATTGATGTGCCTTCAACAAAAGCACGATCGGCGCGAAAAGCATATCTTATtcgtgaaaagttgaaaaattattttataaatgtTGATCCTATACCTTACCAGGAGCAAGCTGTTCGTAATGGCAAATATTAG